A window from Candidatus Aegiribacteria sp. encodes these proteins:
- a CDS encoding T9SS type A sorting domain-containing protein: MRSVYIIILLVLSVLLFGADRVVLLEDFTNYQCGPCWSFEQTLNNFVDSHPDDLAVIRPHVWWPGNGDPIYNQNNYEQWHRVQLYGVNSVPWLQFDGVIKASTSGSGLNNAFNNRIAVPCFLEIQVANSTSGGAGSIIITLIAEQDLGGDDIFCNAVLIESNIPGAGYWSNSVFEQAFRDELFGPVGESIVFGPTYPDTLDLIVDYDTGTFDFEYVELAVFVQNHGSSKEVYNAWFDYLGAVVGIEEGEAGAADGDIQLDVYPNPSTGNFTINAFNLPESGGELSIYDTSGRCVATGTIKEGISADFSLNASGVYFAEVNSGNTVTVDRIVILR; this comes from the coding sequence ATGCGTTCTGTATATATCATAATATTACTGGTACTTTCAGTTCTCCTGTTTGGTGCTGACAGAGTTGTTCTACTGGAAGATTTCACGAACTATCAGTGTGGGCCATGCTGGAGTTTTGAGCAAACATTAAACAATTTTGTAGACAGTCATCCGGATGATCTCGCCGTAATCAGACCTCATGTCTGGTGGCCTGGCAACGGTGATCCGATATACAATCAGAATAACTATGAACAGTGGCACAGAGTACAGCTGTACGGTGTTAACTCCGTTCCGTGGCTTCAATTTGATGGAGTTATCAAAGCGAGTACCAGCGGATCAGGTCTGAACAACGCATTCAATAATAGAATTGCGGTTCCATGTTTTCTGGAGATACAGGTCGCAAACTCAACTTCAGGTGGCGCCGGATCGATAATTATAACGCTCATAGCGGAACAGGATCTGGGAGGAGATGATATTTTCTGCAACGCTGTTCTTATCGAGAGCAATATACCAGGAGCCGGTTACTGGTCGAATTCAGTTTTTGAACAGGCATTCAGAGACGAGCTATTCGGTCCGGTAGGAGAATCGATAGTTTTCGGACCCACTTATCCGGATACTTTAGATCTGATTGTCGATTATGACACCGGTACTTTTGATTTCGAGTATGTAGAGCTGGCAGTTTTTGTTCAGAATCATGGATCATCGAAAGAGGTTTATAACGCCTGGTTCGACTACCTCGGTGCTGTAGTCGGAATTGAAGAAGGCGAAGCAGGTGCTGCTGACGGTGATATTCAACTTGACGTTTATCCAAATCCATCCACCGGGAATTTTACGATAAATGCCTTTAACCTTCCCGAATCCGGCGGGGAACTCAGTATTTATGATACTTCGGGAAGATGTGTTGCCACGGGAACGATAAAGGAAGGGATATCCGCCGATTTCAGTCTTAATGCTTCTGGAGTGTATTTCGCTGAAGTTAACTCCGGAAATACAGTGACAGTAGATCGAATAGTGATTCTGAGATAA